The window CGTGCGCGCCGACGGCCAGATGGTGCGCGACATTCGTCCGCTGGTCAGGATCAACGTCTCGGTCGTGGTCGGCGATGGCGACCGCCAGGAAAGCGGCTCCTACGGCATGGGCGGCCGCAAGAGCTTTGGCGAATTCGTGACCGAGGAGAGCTGGAAGCATGCTGCCAGCGAGGCGCTAAGGCAGGCGCTGGTCAATCTCGAGGCCGTTCCGGCGCCCGCCGGCACATTCGACATCGTGCTTTCCAGCGGCTGGCCGGGCGTCATGCTGCATGAGGCCGTCGGCCACGGGCTGGAGGGCGACTTCAATCGCAAGAAGACCTCCGCCTTCGCCGGCCTGATGGGCCAGCAGGTCGCGGCCAAGGGCGTCACAGTGGTCGATGACGGTACGATCGCCGAACGGCGCGGCTCGCTCACCGTCGACGATGAAGGCACGCCTTCGGCGCGGAACGTCTTGATCGAGGACGGCAAGCTGGTCGGCTACATGCAGGACCGCCAGAACGCCCGCCTGATGGGCATGAAAGCGACCGGCAACGGCCGACGCGAAGGCTATGCGCACCAGCCGATGCCGCGCATGACCAACACCTACATGACCTCCGGCGACATGCAGCCCGACGAGATCATCGCTTCGGTCAAGAACGGCATTTATGCCGTCTCCTTCGGCGGCGGCCAGGTCGACATCACCTCGGGAAAATTCGTGTTTGGCTGCACCGAGGCCTATATGATCGAGAACGGCAAGGTGACACAGCCGATCAAGGGCGCGATGCTGATCGGCAACGGGCCGGACGCCATGCATCGCGTGTCGATGATCGGCAACGACATGAAGCTCGATAACGGCATCGGCATGTGCGGCAAGGCCGGACAGGGCGTGCCCGTCGGCGTCGGCCAGCCGCATCTGAGGATGAACCAGATGACGGTGGGCGGCACCAGGGTTTGAGACCCTGAGGACGTTCTGGTAGAGCATCGTTCGGCAAACAACGTTTCAGCGACCGTATTCCCATTATGTCCAAATCCGAAAATACGCCGGAAGACGTGCCTTTGAAGACGATGCCGGCCTTTGCCCCGACGCGGCCGCAGGACGTGTTTGGCGTCTTGCGATGCGATGGCAAACCAAAAACACTGCCGGATATGGATTCGGGCGTCTTGGCCGAAGCGCAGCGGCGCCATGCTCGCGATTGGTGCTAACCTACAGCATAGCGATCCTCGTCGGCGACCCAACACGATCGTGTTAGGACATTATTAATTGTTTAATTGCCGGGACTGCCATTCCCGCATTAGCCTGACGCCAGACTTCTCGTTGCGATGGTGTTGGCAGTGTTGCGTTCCCCTGGCGTCCTGACCTCTTCTTTCCTGCTTGGCCTTGTTTCTTTGATCGGCGCGACGACGCTGCCTGCCCGCCCGGCGGCAGCTCAGTCGACATTGTTCAAGCGGCCGTCGACACAACCTTCAACCGATGCATTACACGCCGCCGCCGTTGGAGGACGCACCAGCATTCCCTATGGCTGGCTGGATTTCTGCCACCGCCGGCCGAAAGAGTGCAAGGTGCCCGCCCTGCCGGCCGCGAACCTCAAGCTGACCGCGCAGAACCTGCACACTCTCAACCGGATAAATCAAAAGGCGAACCGTGCCATCAAGCCCGTCAGCAATTACGAGCATTGGGGCACGACGATGGACCACTGGGACTATCCGGTGGACGGCAAGGGCGATTGCAAGATCTACGCGCTCTACAAGCGCAAGCTTCTTATGGAAGCGGGATTTCCCCGCCAGGCGCTCCTGATGACGGTGGTGCGCGACCTCAACAATGAAGGCCACACCATCCTGACGGTGAAGACCGATAAGGGCGATCTCGTCCTCGACAATCTGGTCGATGAAATCAGGCCCTGGAACGCGACCGGCTACTATTTCCTGAAACGGCAGTCGCAGCAGAACCCGAACATCTGGATTTCGATCAACCAGCGCGGCGGCACGCCGAAAACCTGACGGATGCCGCCAGCAGCCTCACAGACCGAGCGGCCTTCCGGAACCGAGGCGTTCCGCTTTTGACAGGCTGATAAGCTCTACAGAACGCAGATCCCCCTGCCTTGCAGGTTCATGGGTCGGAAAATTCGGCCCATGAACGGGAAGGGTGCGGGCCGGCCGCGCCAGCCTACTGCTTGCACGGCGGCTCGCCCGGCTGCCCGCAGACCGGCTTCTTGTTTCCTTGCGGCGGCTGCTCCTTGGGCTGCTGTGGCAGGCGCCGCTCCTGCGGCTGGGCCTGAACCCTGGGCTGCGCACGGAACTCCGGCCGCTGCGACTTGGAGAACACCTGAGCGTTGGGCTGTTCCTGCAGCTTGAGCTGGCGCTGCGGATTCTCGTTCGGCCTGTTGACCTTGAAGTTCCGCTGGACGTTGACCTCCGGGCCGGCGGAACCTTCTTCGTTCTGCAACCTGCGGAACTTCCTGCTCCTGTCGTTCCCGCTGACCGAGCCCTGATTCTCGTCAGGGGACACGGCCGGATTGTTCCTCCTGAACCGCTTCTGGATGCTCGGCCCGTTATCGGCCGGTTCACCGTTGACGGTCGGCAGCTTGCGGAACTTCCTGCTCCTGTCGCTTCCGTTGGCCGGACCCTGAGTCTGGTCGGAGAACACGTCCGGATTGCTCCTCCTGAGCCGCTTCTGCATGCTCGGCCCGTTGTCGGCCGGTTCACCGTTGACGGTCGGCAGCTTGCGGAACTTCCTGCCCTTGTCGTTTCCGTTGGCCGGACCCTGATCACCCGGTTCGACAATGGACTGGCCGGCTGACAAATCCCTGCGTGTCAGCTTCCTCGGTTTACCGGACGGCACATTCGGATTGTTCTTCCCGAACCTCTCCTGGGCGCCCTGGCCGTTGTCGGCCGGCATACCGTTGACGGTGGGCAGCTTGCGCAATTTCTTACCCTGCTGACCGGTGCCCTGCTCTCCGGTCACGGCCGCACCGGCATTTCCCGTCGCCTCCTGGTTGCCGCCCACAGTGCCTTGCTTGCCGAACTGCTTCCTGGACTTGTTGCCGGGCAAATTTTGGCCATTAAGCACCGGTTTGCCGTTGACGAGCGGCAGCGTTTTGCCATCGGCTCCCGGCAAGGCGTGGTCAGTCCCAAGCTTGCGGGCGGACAGGTCCTTCGGCAGCGGAGTAGCAGCACCGGGCCGCTGGCCCTGCGTCACACCCTGGCCCGGCTTCAGCGGTAAGCCGCTCTGATTCTGATTGAACCGAGCTTGACCGGACGTGGCCGCTCTCTTCTCCAGCACCGGCGGCAGCGCGACCTTGGCTGCTAGCGCTGCGCCGGCACCGACGGCAGCTCCGGTCATTTTCTGGCCGGTGGTGGGGCCGCCCTGGGCGGTGCCGTTGGGCTGTCGGGCCTGATTTGTGGTCTCGTTATTGATCACCGTGTTGTTGATGACGGTCGCGTTGTGGATGTTGTTGAAGACGATGTTGTCCCGCGG is drawn from Mesorhizobium sp. B1-1-8 and contains these coding sequences:
- the tldD gene encoding metalloprotease TldD, whose translation is MNSLIGQFDISDDRVKEIVAYTIKGADDGELFLEYSESEALMFDNGRLKTANFNTDQGFGLRAVAGEASGYAHSSDLSEASLRRAADAVSAVKGGYSGTLAAAPARTNRHLYGDENPIPSPSFEAKARLLQEIDAWLRARDPRVRQVTASLAASWQHVEIVRADGQMVRDIRPLVRINVSVVVGDGDRQESGSYGMGGRKSFGEFVTEESWKHAASEALRQALVNLEAVPAPAGTFDIVLSSGWPGVMLHEAVGHGLEGDFNRKKTSAFAGLMGQQVAAKGVTVVDDGTIAERRGSLTVDDEGTPSARNVLIEDGKLVGYMQDRQNARLMGMKATGNGRREGYAHQPMPRMTNTYMTSGDMQPDEIIASVKNGIYAVSFGGGQVDITSGKFVFGCTEAYMIENGKVTQPIKGAMLIGNGPDAMHRVSMIGNDMKLDNGIGMCGKAGQGVPVGVGQPHLRMNQMTVGGTRV
- a CDS encoding transglutaminase-like cysteine peptidase codes for the protein MLRSPGVLTSSFLLGLVSLIGATTLPARPAAAQSTLFKRPSTQPSTDALHAAAVGGRTSIPYGWLDFCHRRPKECKVPALPAANLKLTAQNLHTLNRINQKANRAIKPVSNYEHWGTTMDHWDYPVDGKGDCKIYALYKRKLLMEAGFPRQALLMTVVRDLNNEGHTILTVKTDKGDLVLDNLVDEIRPWNATGYYFLKRQSQQNPNIWISINQRGGTPKT